In Seriola aureovittata isolate HTS-2021-v1 ecotype China chromosome 17, ASM2101889v1, whole genome shotgun sequence, a genomic segment contains:
- the ift70 gene encoding tetratricopeptide repeat protein 30A isoform X2, translating to MTAIKDGEYTATIYKLIKDSQYVEAIHILNSQLQKHTKSRAALSLLGYCYYHIQDFTNAAECYEQLTQLHPEVEEYKVYYAQSLYKAGAYPEANKASFVLDNPSSHTKMVKLQACIKYCEEDYSAAKSLLEQLPQDDPDYIYNMGCLLYQDGKYEEACKKFMTAMQVLGYVPALSYNIALSYYSLKNYAQALKYIGEIIERGIREHPELSIGMTTEGIDVHSVGNTLVLHQTALIEAFNLKAAIEYQLKNLKGAQEALTDMPPRSEEELDPVTLHNQALVNMDTKPSEGFEKLAFLLQQPSFPPVTFGNLLLLYCKHEYFDLAADVLAENAHLTYKFLSPYMYEFLDALLTCQTAPEEAFRKFDEMNAKLTEQLRKLAKQVQEARLARDDEAQKKALQDYDLMQEKYIVVLMAQAKIYWNRENFQMVEKIFRKSVEVCNEDDTWKLNVAHVLFMQNKYKEAIGFYEPIVKKHYDNILNVSAVVLANLCVSYIMTSQNEEAEELMRKIEKEEEQISYDDPDKKVFHLCIVNLVIGTLYCAKGNYDFGISRVIKSLEPYNKKLGTDTWFYAKRCFLSLLENVSKHMVMLRDTVVQECIQFLEHCEVYGKEVPAIIEQPLEEVRIHIGKNTVTYEARLLKALFYEVIGWNK from the exons ATGACAGCTATAAAAGACGGGGAGTACACGGCAACCATCTACAAACTG ATTAAAGACAGCCAGTATGTAGAGGCAATTCACATCCTAAACAGTCAGCTTCAAAAACACACGAAG TCCAGGGCAGCACTGTCTCTGCTGGGCTACTGCTACTATCACATCCAGGACTTCACCAACGCTGCAGAGTGCTATGAGCAGCTCACACAGCTGCACCCAGAGGTGGAGGAGTACAAGGTGTATTATGCCCAGTCCCTTTACAAAGCTGGTGCTTATCCTGAGGCCAACAAGGCTTCCTTTGTTTTGGACAACCCCAGCAGTCACaccaag ATGGTCAAGCTGCAAGCCTGTATCAAATATTGTGAGGAAGATTACTCTGCTGCCAAG tctctGTTGGAGCAGCTGCCCCAGGATGACCCAGACTACATCTACAACATGGGCTGTCTCCTTTACCAAGATGGAAAGTATGAGGAGGCCTGCAAGAAGTTCATGACTGCCATGCAAGTGCTGGGATACGTGCCAG CATTGTCCTACAACATCGCCCTGTCTTACTACAGCCTGAAGAACTACGCTCAGGCCCTCAAATACATCGGCGAAATCATCGAACGAGGCATCAGGGAACATCcag AGCTGAGCATCGGCATGACGACTGAAGGCATCGACGTCCACAGTGTGGGCAACACCCTGGTGTTGCATCAGACAGCTCTGATCGAAGCCTTCAACCTCAAAGCCGCCATAGAGTACCAGCTGAAGAACC TGAAAGGTGCTCAGGAGGCTTTGACAGACATGCCCCCCAGATCAGAGGAG GAGCTGGACCCGGTGACACTCCACAACCAGGCTCTGGTGAACATGGACACAAAGCCATCGGAGGGTTTTGAGAAGTTGgccttcctgctgcagcagccttCCTTCCCTCCCGTCACCTTcggaaacctgctgctgctctactgCAAACACGAG taCTTTGACCTGGCAGCTGACGTCCTGGCAGAAAACGCCCATCTTACCTACAAGTTCCTCTCCCCA tACATGTACGAGTTTCTTGACGCCTTGTTGACATGCCAGACAGCACCAGAAGAG GCATTTAGGAAGTTTGATGAGATGAACGCTAAACTGACTGAGCAGCTTCGAAAGCTGGCCAAGCAG GTGCAGGAAGCCAGGCTGGCTCGAGACGATGAAGCACAGAAGAAAGCACTGCAGGACTACGACCTGATGCAGGAGAA GTACATCGTGGTCCTGATGGCCCAGGCCAAAATCTACTGGAACCGGGAGAACTTCCAGATGGTGGAGAAGATTTTCCGCAAGTCGGTGGAGGTTTGTAACGAGGACGACACTTGGAAGCTGAACGTGGCCCACGTGCTCTTCATGCAGAACAAGTACAAGGAGGCCATCGGCTTCTACGAGCCAATCGTCAAGAAGCACTACGACAAC ATCCTGAACGTCAGTGCTGTGGTCCTGGCCAACCTGTGTGTGTCCTACATCATGACCAGCCAGAATGAAGAG GCTGAGGAGTTGATGAGGAAGAttgagaaagaggaggagcagattTCCTACGACGATCCCGATAAAAAGGTCTTCCACCTCTGCATCGTCAACCTGGTGATCGG GACACTGTACTGTGCCAAGGGCAACTACGACTTTGGCATCTCTCGTGTTATCAAGAGCCTGGAGCCATACAATAAGAAG ctgggGACGGACACATGGTTCTACGCCAAGCgttgtttcctctctctgctggagAACGTGTCCAAACACATGGTCATGCTGAGGGACACTGTGGTACAGGAGTGTATTCAGTTCCTGGAGCACTGTGAGG TCTACGGAAAGGAGGTTCCAGCTATCATTGAGCAGCCTCTGGAGGAGGTTCGCATTCACATCGGCAAGAACACCGTCACCTACGAGGCTCGGCTTCTCAAGGCGCTGTTCTACGAGGTCATTGGCTGGAAcaagtga
- the c17h16orf89 gene encoding UPF0764 protein C16orf89 homolog, with product MRAARLQLAAVLALFAAVSGSRAEVIDDVLSSLSRGASFLERQHEHINLDGVVGFLMLQAELKEAVRTWPHTDPVSWAQRTSAVALVRRLDQSFDKAVAALQQNDPKYYREFEPLLSWSFWLIPQEWSSTDPSLVYPSTMTTECYDEQLSDKCLTLLLGTWKMNGTPCIVTKPCRDTMTQFGCPHYSLSHQLLYFMIGKMRGCTNLLKGDTRASRANMTEQNYERIFCSNMMKTNQDIIKDGLTEQTVDIFIENILICGLAGFSDFYKADWLQHILRLQDEEVGCFGRDKSIISQIIGDELLEQLQPHRRVKRREKILPDGCSSHMTAVAVGALGGYLNYYLTEQDITKRPLS from the exons ATGCGGGCAGCGAGGCTCCAGCTGGCCGCGGTGCTGGCTCTGTTTGCCGCAGTGTCCGGGTCACGGGCGGAGGTGATCGATGATGTCCTCAGCAGCCTCTCCAGGGGAGCATCCTTCCTGGAGCGGCAACATGAGCACATCAACCTGGACGGGGTGGTCGGGTTCCTCATGCTGCAGG cTGAACTGAAGGAAGCGGTTCGGACGTGGCCTCACACCGACCCGGTCAGCTGGGCTCAGAGAACCTCCGCCGTCGCTCTTGTCAGGCGTCTGGACCAGAGCTTCGACAAGGCCGTCGCCGCCCTGCAGCAGAACGACCCCAAATACTACAGAG AGTTTGAGCCGCTGCTGTCCTGGAGCTTCTGGTTGATTCCTCAGGAGTGGAGCTCCACAGACCCCAGCCTGGTCTACCCCTCCACCATGACCACCGAGTGTTATGACGAGCAGCTCAGTGACAAGTGTCTGACCCTGCTGCTGGGAACCTG GAAGATGAACGGGACGCCCTGCATCGTCACCAAGCCGTGTCGGGACACCATGACTCAGTTTGGTTGTCCACACTACTCTCTGTCCCACCAGCTGCTCTACTTCATGATCGGAAAAATG AGAGGCTGCACCAACCTGCTGAAAGGCGACACACGGGCGTCCAGAGCCAACATGACTGAACAAAACTACGAGAGGATCTTCTGCTCCAACATGATGAAGACCAACCAGGACATCATCAAAGACGGTCTGACCGAGCAGACGGTCGACATCTTCATCGAAAACA TTCTGATTTGTGGACTGGCCGGTTTCTCCGACTTCTACAAAGCTGACTGGCTGCAGCACATCCTCAGGCTGCAGGATGAGGAAGTCGGCTGCTTCGGGAGAGACA AGAGCATCATCTCTCAGATCATTGGAGACGAGctgctggagcagctgcagcctcacaggagagtgaagaggagggagaagataCTTCCAG ATGGCTGCTCCAGTCACATGACCGCAGTGGCTGTCGGTGCTCTGGGAGGATACCTGAACTATTACCTGACAGAACAGGACATAACGAAGAGGCCGCTCTCCTGA
- the ift70 gene encoding tetratricopeptide repeat protein 30A isoform X1, protein MTAIKDGEYTATIYKLIKDSQYVEAIHILNSQLQKHTKSRAALSLLGYCYYHIQDFTNAAECYEQLTQLHPEVEEYKVYYAQSLYKAGAYPEANKASFVLDNPSSHTKMVKLQACIKYCEEDYSAAKSLLEQLPQDDPDYIYNMGCLLYQDGKYEEACKKFMTAMQVLGYVPALSYNIALSYYSLKNYAQALKYIGEIIERGIREHPELSIGMTTEGIDVHSVGNTLVLHQTALIEAFNLKAAIEYQLKNLKGAQEALTDMPPRSEEELDPVTLHNQALVNMDTKPSEGFEKLAFLLQQPSFPPVTFGNLLLLYCKHEYFDLAADVLAENAHLTYKFLSPYMYEFLDALLTCQTAPEEAFRKFDEMNAKLTEQLRKLAKQVQEARLARDDEAQKKALQDYDLMQEKYIVVLMAQAKIYWNRENFQMVEKIFRKSVEVCNEDDTWKLNVAHVLFMQNKYKEAIGFYEPIVKKHYDNVEQCNIQECPCKCKPSILNVSAVVLANLCVSYIMTSQNEEAEELMRKIEKEEEQISYDDPDKKVFHLCIVNLVIGTLYCAKGNYDFGISRVIKSLEPYNKKLGTDTWFYAKRCFLSLLENVSKHMVMLRDTVVQECIQFLEHCEVYGKEVPAIIEQPLEEVRIHIGKNTVTYEARLLKALFYEVIGWNK, encoded by the exons ATGACAGCTATAAAAGACGGGGAGTACACGGCAACCATCTACAAACTG ATTAAAGACAGCCAGTATGTAGAGGCAATTCACATCCTAAACAGTCAGCTTCAAAAACACACGAAG TCCAGGGCAGCACTGTCTCTGCTGGGCTACTGCTACTATCACATCCAGGACTTCACCAACGCTGCAGAGTGCTATGAGCAGCTCACACAGCTGCACCCAGAGGTGGAGGAGTACAAGGTGTATTATGCCCAGTCCCTTTACAAAGCTGGTGCTTATCCTGAGGCCAACAAGGCTTCCTTTGTTTTGGACAACCCCAGCAGTCACaccaag ATGGTCAAGCTGCAAGCCTGTATCAAATATTGTGAGGAAGATTACTCTGCTGCCAAG tctctGTTGGAGCAGCTGCCCCAGGATGACCCAGACTACATCTACAACATGGGCTGTCTCCTTTACCAAGATGGAAAGTATGAGGAGGCCTGCAAGAAGTTCATGACTGCCATGCAAGTGCTGGGATACGTGCCAG CATTGTCCTACAACATCGCCCTGTCTTACTACAGCCTGAAGAACTACGCTCAGGCCCTCAAATACATCGGCGAAATCATCGAACGAGGCATCAGGGAACATCcag AGCTGAGCATCGGCATGACGACTGAAGGCATCGACGTCCACAGTGTGGGCAACACCCTGGTGTTGCATCAGACAGCTCTGATCGAAGCCTTCAACCTCAAAGCCGCCATAGAGTACCAGCTGAAGAACC TGAAAGGTGCTCAGGAGGCTTTGACAGACATGCCCCCCAGATCAGAGGAG GAGCTGGACCCGGTGACACTCCACAACCAGGCTCTGGTGAACATGGACACAAAGCCATCGGAGGGTTTTGAGAAGTTGgccttcctgctgcagcagccttCCTTCCCTCCCGTCACCTTcggaaacctgctgctgctctactgCAAACACGAG taCTTTGACCTGGCAGCTGACGTCCTGGCAGAAAACGCCCATCTTACCTACAAGTTCCTCTCCCCA tACATGTACGAGTTTCTTGACGCCTTGTTGACATGCCAGACAGCACCAGAAGAG GCATTTAGGAAGTTTGATGAGATGAACGCTAAACTGACTGAGCAGCTTCGAAAGCTGGCCAAGCAG GTGCAGGAAGCCAGGCTGGCTCGAGACGATGAAGCACAGAAGAAAGCACTGCAGGACTACGACCTGATGCAGGAGAA GTACATCGTGGTCCTGATGGCCCAGGCCAAAATCTACTGGAACCGGGAGAACTTCCAGATGGTGGAGAAGATTTTCCGCAAGTCGGTGGAGGTTTGTAACGAGGACGACACTTGGAAGCTGAACGTGGCCCACGTGCTCTTCATGCAGAACAAGTACAAGGAGGCCATCGGCTTCTACGAGCCAATCGTCAAGAAGCACTACGACAAC GTGGAGCAGTGTAACATTCAGGAGTGTCCCTGCAAGTGCAAACCTTCG ATCCTGAACGTCAGTGCTGTGGTCCTGGCCAACCTGTGTGTGTCCTACATCATGACCAGCCAGAATGAAGAG GCTGAGGAGTTGATGAGGAAGAttgagaaagaggaggagcagattTCCTACGACGATCCCGATAAAAAGGTCTTCCACCTCTGCATCGTCAACCTGGTGATCGG GACACTGTACTGTGCCAAGGGCAACTACGACTTTGGCATCTCTCGTGTTATCAAGAGCCTGGAGCCATACAATAAGAAG ctgggGACGGACACATGGTTCTACGCCAAGCgttgtttcctctctctgctggagAACGTGTCCAAACACATGGTCATGCTGAGGGACACTGTGGTACAGGAGTGTATTCAGTTCCTGGAGCACTGTGAGG TCTACGGAAAGGAGGTTCCAGCTATCATTGAGCAGCCTCTGGAGGAGGTTCGCATTCACATCGGCAAGAACACCGTCACCTACGAGGCTCGGCTTCTCAAGGCGCTGTTCTACGAGGTCATTGGCTGGAAcaagtga